A genome region from Bifidobacterium coryneforme includes the following:
- a CDS encoding type 1 glutamine amidotransferase, with protein sequence MAKPSVLVLQHVDWERPGRILENLQDCGLETRILNIVDEKKPELPHFKDLAGVVIMGGPMSADDYEHHPGLKAETKLARAAVGANKPFLGICLGHQILARALGGDLIKNKQPEHGMAPIRWVGNDDDVSMWSKRTDVLHWHGDQVSLPPQAKLLARSRYTEVQAFRFGSGLGLQFHLEVTAPLFDEWMDVPQMTDGFKKSQIAQMREDFQRSLPQMQPLADSIFSAFAARCQTNAAALESA encoded by the coding sequence ATGGCTAAACCAAGTGTGCTTGTACTGCAGCATGTGGATTGGGAACGGCCGGGTCGCATTCTTGAAAATCTGCAGGACTGCGGGCTGGAGACGAGGATTCTCAACATCGTTGATGAGAAGAAGCCCGAACTGCCCCACTTCAAAGACCTTGCGGGTGTGGTCATCATGGGGGGACCCATGTCGGCCGATGATTACGAACACCACCCCGGGCTCAAGGCGGAGACCAAACTCGCCAGGGCCGCGGTCGGTGCCAACAAGCCCTTCCTGGGGATCTGCCTGGGTCATCAGATTCTGGCCAGGGCCCTGGGGGGCGACCTGATCAAAAACAAGCAACCGGAGCATGGCATGGCCCCCATACGCTGGGTGGGGAATGACGATGATGTTTCCATGTGGAGCAAGCGCACCGATGTCCTTCATTGGCATGGTGACCAGGTCTCCCTGCCGCCCCAAGCAAAGCTCCTGGCGCGCTCCAGATACACCGAGGTCCAGGCCTTCCGGTTCGGTTCCGGGCTCGGACTCCAGTTCCACCTTGAGGTGACAGCCCCGCTCTTCGACGAGTGGATGGACGTGCCCCAGATGACCGACGGGTTCAAAAAGTCGCAGATTGCCCAGATGCGGGAGGACTTCCAGCGAAGTCTGCCGCAGATGCAGCCCCTGGCGGATTCGATTTTCTCGGCCTTCGCTGCCCGTTGCCAGACCAATGCGGCTGCCCTGGAGTCCGCCTGA
- the cysS gene encoding cysteine--tRNA ligase — MDKSSHPQNDKHSVSLAAADLRLYDTATHQVTPFHPIEEGRVGIYVCGATVQSSPHIGHIRTTLAFDLIRRWLMRLGYQVTLVRNVTDIDDKILDKASAAGQRWWERAYIYEREFSRAYEALGALPPTYEPRATGHITDMIDLVQRIIDRGHAYVVPDAEGNPSGNVYFDVPSWPDYGELTHQQTGTQAADEQAAIADRMGPSVDADGRDDPYNPADQGEAGKRNPRDFALWKAPKPTDPSTARWKTPFGTGRPGWHLECSAMSHRYLGADFDIHGGGLDLRFPHHENEMAQSHAAGWGFAHRWMHTAWVTQKGEKMSKSLGNGLSVDQVLSAYPAWVVRYALISVQYRSMLEWSDQTLHEAQGAYGRIANFIERAGAILGGQPSRDQVETLGADGLPADFTRAMNEDINASAALAAIFSTIRSANSSMDDLDRNRSTAGPERDEALEDLRVTLLQVRAMLDVFGLDPLADQWSDQAGPNRDDEPMQQALDALIRTRLDQRAEARKAKDFNQADQIRNELEEAGIAIVDTPDGPTWHLNQ, encoded by the coding sequence ATGGACAAGAGCTCACATCCGCAAAATGACAAGCATTCCGTCAGCCTTGCGGCCGCCGATCTGCGTCTCTATGACACGGCCACCCATCAGGTGACCCCCTTCCATCCGATAGAAGAAGGCAGGGTCGGCATCTACGTCTGTGGGGCCACGGTCCAATCCTCACCCCATATCGGCCATATCCGCACCACCCTGGCCTTCGACCTGATTCGCCGCTGGCTGATGCGCCTGGGCTACCAGGTGACCCTGGTGCGCAATGTGACCGATATCGACGACAAGATTCTTGATAAGGCCTCGGCTGCCGGTCAGCGCTGGTGGGAGCGGGCCTACATCTACGAGCGGGAGTTCAGCAGGGCATATGAGGCCCTGGGCGCCCTCCCCCCCACTTACGAGCCACGGGCCACCGGGCACATCACCGACATGATCGATCTGGTCCAGCGCATCATCGACCGGGGCCATGCCTATGTGGTACCCGACGCCGAGGGGAACCCTTCGGGCAACGTCTACTTCGACGTGCCCTCCTGGCCTGACTACGGGGAGCTGACCCACCAGCAGACCGGCACCCAGGCCGCAGATGAGCAGGCCGCCATCGCCGACCGGATGGGGCCCAGCGTGGATGCCGACGGGCGGGACGACCCTTACAACCCCGCCGACCAGGGCGAGGCAGGCAAGCGCAACCCCCGCGATTTCGCCCTCTGGAAGGCTCCGAAACCCACCGATCCGTCCACGGCCCGATGGAAGACCCCCTTCGGCACGGGCAGACCGGGCTGGCACCTGGAGTGCTCGGCCATGAGCCATCGCTATCTGGGAGCCGACTTCGACATACATGGAGGTGGGCTCGATCTGCGCTTCCCCCACCACGAGAACGAAATGGCCCAGTCCCACGCCGCTGGCTGGGGCTTCGCACATCGCTGGATGCACACCGCCTGGGTGACCCAGAAGGGTGAGAAGATGAGCAAGTCCCTGGGCAACGGGCTCTCCGTGGACCAGGTCCTGTCCGCATACCCGGCCTGGGTGGTCCGCTACGCCCTGATATCGGTCCAGTACCGTTCCATGCTGGAGTGGTCGGACCAGACCCTCCACGAGGCCCAGGGTGCCTACGGGCGAATCGCCAACTTCATAGAGCGCGCCGGTGCAATCCTGGGCGGGCAACCCTCGCGCGACCAGGTCGAGACCCTGGGTGCGGATGGGTTGCCCGCCGACTTCACCCGGGCCATGAACGAAGACATCAACGCCTCTGCCGCCCTGGCCGCCATCTTCTCGACCATCCGCTCGGCCAACTCGTCCATGGATGACCTGGATAGGAACCGCTCCACGGCAGGGCCGGAGCGCGACGAGGCCCTGGAAGACCTCAGGGTCACCCTCCTTCAGGTGCGGGCCATGCTGGACGTTTTCGGCCTGGACCCCCTGGCGGACCAGTGGAGCGACCAGGCAGGCCCGAATCGGGACGACGAACCCATGCAGCAGGCTCTGGACGCCCTGATCCGCACTCGACTCGACCAGAGGGCCGAGGCCCGCAAGGCCAAGGATTTCAACCAGGCCGACCAGATCAGAAACGAACTTGAAGAGGCCGGTATCGCCATCGTCGACACCCCCGACGGACCCACCTGGCACCTGAACCAATAG
- the ffh gene encoding signal recognition particle protein, whose translation MAAFSSLTDRLSQAFTHLRSKGKLTETDIDGTIREIRRALLDADVSLDVVRSFTARIRERALGEEVSKALNPAQQVVSIVYEELTGILGSGVDRPLNFAKNPPTVIMLAGLQGAGKTTLAGKLGYWLKDAGHTPLLVAADLQRPNAVTQLQVVGERAGVPVYAPEPGVQSESSDVVSPGQAQGDPVQVARDSVRLAQEKLYDVVIIDTAGRLGVDQELMEQARNIRDAVNPDEILFVIDAMIGQDAVATAEAFNKGVDFTGVVLSKLDGDARGGAALSVASVTGKPILFASNGEGLKDFEVFHPDRMASRILDMGDILTLIEQAQREFDEEEARKAAGKMSEGSFGLDDFLEQLQQVRKLGSFKSILGMIPGMAQHRKELEQFDEKEVDRTQAIIQSMTPEERRNPKIIDGSRRARIAYGAGTTVSAVNGLLQRFEQAAKMMKRMTNGARSIPGMGGAGIGGKGKAGKKGKKKKGSRSGNPMKREAEEKALRDRLSGKGGTSGGSAFAKQPQAPQMPEGMPDLPPNLGGGLGGLFGAN comes from the coding sequence ATGGCAGCTTTTTCATCTTTGACCGACCGGCTCTCACAGGCCTTCACCCACCTGCGTTCCAAGGGCAAACTGACCGAGACGGATATCGACGGGACCATCCGTGAGATTCGCCGCGCCCTTCTGGATGCCGATGTCTCCTTGGATGTGGTGCGTTCCTTCACTGCCCGCATCCGCGAACGGGCACTGGGCGAAGAGGTCTCCAAGGCGCTGAACCCCGCTCAGCAGGTCGTCTCCATCGTGTACGAGGAGCTGACGGGAATCCTGGGATCCGGGGTGGATCGACCCCTCAACTTCGCCAAGAACCCGCCCACGGTCATCATGCTCGCCGGCCTTCAGGGTGCAGGCAAGACCACCCTGGCGGGGAAGCTGGGATACTGGCTCAAGGATGCCGGACACACTCCGCTCCTGGTGGCCGCCGACCTTCAGCGCCCCAACGCCGTGACCCAGCTCCAGGTGGTCGGCGAACGGGCCGGGGTGCCCGTCTACGCCCCCGAACCCGGCGTGCAGAGCGAGAGCTCCGATGTGGTCTCCCCCGGCCAGGCTCAGGGCGACCCGGTGCAGGTGGCCCGCGACTCGGTCCGACTGGCCCAGGAGAAGCTCTACGACGTGGTCATCATCGATACGGCCGGTCGTCTGGGCGTGGACCAGGAGCTGATGGAGCAGGCACGCAATATCCGCGATGCCGTGAATCCTGACGAGATACTCTTCGTCATCGACGCCATGATTGGCCAGGATGCGGTCGCCACGGCCGAGGCCTTCAACAAGGGGGTCGACTTCACCGGAGTCGTCCTCTCGAAGTTGGATGGCGATGCCCGTGGCGGTGCCGCCCTGTCCGTGGCCTCGGTCACCGGCAAGCCCATCCTCTTCGCCTCCAACGGCGAGGGACTGAAGGACTTCGAGGTCTTCCACCCCGACAGGATGGCATCCCGCATCCTCGACATGGGCGACATCCTGACCCTGATCGAGCAGGCCCAGCGCGAGTTCGACGAGGAGGAGGCCCGCAAGGCGGCCGGGAAGATGTCGGAGGGCAGCTTCGGCCTGGACGACTTCCTTGAACAGCTCCAGCAGGTCCGCAAGCTTGGATCCTTCAAGAGCATCCTGGGCATGATCCCGGGTATGGCCCAGCACCGCAAGGAACTGGAGCAGTTCGACGAGAAGGAGGTCGACCGCACCCAGGCCATCATCCAGTCCATGACTCCGGAGGAGCGACGCAACCCCAAGATCATCGACGGTTCCAGAAGGGCCCGTATAGCCTACGGTGCAGGCACCACGGTCTCGGCCGTGAACGGACTCCTGCAACGATTCGAGCAGGCCGCCAAGATGATGAAGAGGATGACCAACGGCGCCCGTTCCATACCCGGCATGGGTGGAGCAGGCATCGGAGGCAAGGGCAAGGCCGGCAAGAAGGGCAAGAAAAAGAAGGGGTCCCGGTCCGGCAATCCCATGAAGCGTGAGGCCGAGGAGAAGGCCTTGCGCGACCGCCTGTCAGGCAAGGGCGGTACATCCGGCGGTTCCGCCTTCGCCAAGCAGCCCCAGGCCCCTCAAATGCCTGAGGGGATGCCCGACCTGCCCCCCAACCTGGGTGGCGGACTGGGTGGGCTCTTCGGCGCCAACTGA
- a CDS encoding glycoside hydrolase family 172 protein, with protein MNPGNTPITGPSGLEALMMPSDYRPRCINAENPHGGKGQAAQTASKLGPSRKGTPCLNDIPAGSRTVLADVDGPGIIRHIWMTVTDATSPTGPNVLRNLILEWYWDGEGTPSVSVPLGDFFCCGHAQGCRVESAAMAVYPNRGFNCFFPMPFHSHARLVLRSEHNEPIPAFFYQIDYVETDSLPADAMTFHAQWRRQRLTDLADDYTILDGVEGRGSYVGTYLALTALESRWWGEGEVKMYLDGDRDYPTWCSTGSEDYFGGAWSFADRDEAGRMYERTYNGTYMGFPHRAKNLVGRSSDYWDTETPVTRGFYRWHIPDPIPFQKDIRVTVQQIGVDEQGLFERQDDLASVAYWYQGEPHKPFPEQVLETSERHRRPR; from the coding sequence ATGAACCCCGGAAATACGCCCATTACAGGACCATCTGGTCTGGAAGCGCTCATGATGCCCTCCGACTACCGGCCTCGTTGCATCAATGCAGAGAACCCGCATGGCGGAAAAGGGCAGGCCGCCCAGACCGCCAGCAAGCTGGGACCCTCCCGGAAGGGCACCCCCTGCCTGAACGATATACCGGCGGGGAGTCGTACTGTCCTGGCCGACGTGGATGGGCCTGGCATCATCCGCCATATCTGGATGACCGTCACCGATGCAACCTCGCCCACCGGCCCCAACGTGCTGCGAAACCTCATTCTGGAGTGGTACTGGGATGGGGAGGGAACCCCCTCGGTCTCGGTCCCGCTGGGCGATTTCTTCTGCTGCGGCCATGCCCAGGGTTGCCGGGTTGAATCGGCCGCCATGGCGGTCTATCCCAACCGGGGGTTCAACTGCTTCTTCCCCATGCCCTTCCACTCCCATGCCCGCCTGGTGCTGCGCAGTGAGCACAACGAGCCGATTCCCGCCTTCTTCTACCAGATCGACTATGTCGAGACCGACAGCCTCCCTGCGGATGCCATGACCTTCCACGCCCAGTGGCGCCGCCAGCGGCTGACCGACCTGGCCGATGACTACACCATCCTCGACGGGGTGGAGGGGAGGGGCTCCTATGTGGGCACCTACCTGGCCCTCACCGCCCTGGAGAGCCGCTGGTGGGGCGAAGGTGAGGTCAAGATGTACCTCGACGGCGACCGGGACTATCCCACCTGGTGCTCGACGGGTTCGGAAGACTACTTCGGCGGGGCCTGGAGTTTCGCGGACCGTGACGAGGCCGGCCGGATGTATGAGAGGACCTACAACGGCACCTACATGGGCTTCCCCCACAGGGCGAAGAACCTGGTGGGGAGGTCAAGCGACTACTGGGATACGGAGACCCCTGTCACCAGAGGGTTCTACCGCTGGCACATACCCGATCCCATCCCCTTCCAGAAGGACATCCGGGTGACCGTGCAGCAGATCGGCGTGGACGAGCAGGGTCTCTTCGAACGACAGGACGACCTTGCCAGCGTGGCCTATTGGTACCAGGGTGAGCCTCACAAGCCCTTCCCTGAGCAGGTGCTGGAGACCTCGGAGCGTCACCGCAGGCCAAGGTAA
- a CDS encoding acetolactate synthase large subunit encodes MSLPTPLQAFSSVPKDEGRGQAGITPQGEPMTGAQALIRSLEDLGVTDVFGVPGGAILPTYDAIDDSVGFRFTLVRHEQAAGHVAEGYAVSTGRVGVCLVTSGPGATNMVTPIADAMMDSVPMVVVTGQVGVASIGTDAFQEADIVGITYPVAKHSYLVTKAQDIPRVMTEAFHIAQSGRPGPVLVDLTKTAQNEQMVYSWPQEMILPGYNPVTKAHGHVLTDAAKLFAQSHRPVLYLGGGAMRSNARQQVEKLVQVTGAPVVTTLPARGIIPDSDKAVLGMPGMHGTVAANGAIQHSDLLVAIGARFDDRVTGSLEDFAPVARVIHIDIDPAEIGKNRHADVPIVGDVGQVLDDLIPAIEEAQKTWGRPDLKPWWHLVDSWRHDYPTTWEETPDGSLAPQWVVKTLSDKADPATIWVSGVGQHQMWASQFVDFEQTRSWVSSSGLGTMGYGLPAAIGAAIGTQDDEAPRPVWLIDGDGSFQMTSEELATAGQMGLPIKIAILNNSVYGMVRQWQTLFYSSHYSQTNLHDGDDEESGITGIPDFVKLAEAYGCLGLRAFTEEEAREAIDQANQVNDRPVLIDFRVWKDAMVWPMVPAGASNDTIIYKPGIQPLAGIRPEQEEQEPREQTGADRAAMASDAAGHMKK; translated from the coding sequence ATGAGTCTGCCGACACCTCTGCAAGCGTTCAGCTCGGTTCCCAAGGATGAGGGCCGGGGCCAGGCGGGAATCACCCCCCAAGGAGAACCGATGACCGGGGCGCAGGCCCTGATCCGTTCTCTGGAGGACCTGGGGGTTACAGACGTATTCGGGGTTCCGGGAGGCGCCATCCTCCCCACTTACGACGCCATCGATGATTCGGTCGGATTCAGGTTCACCCTGGTCCGTCATGAGCAGGCGGCCGGGCACGTGGCCGAAGGGTACGCCGTCTCCACCGGTCGGGTCGGGGTCTGCCTGGTCACCTCCGGGCCCGGGGCCACCAACATGGTCACCCCCATAGCCGATGCCATGATGGACTCCGTTCCCATGGTGGTGGTCACCGGCCAGGTGGGTGTGGCATCCATCGGCACGGACGCCTTCCAGGAGGCCGATATCGTCGGCATCACCTACCCCGTGGCCAAGCACTCCTACCTGGTCACCAAGGCACAGGACATCCCCCGGGTCATGACCGAGGCCTTCCACATCGCCCAGTCCGGCAGACCGGGCCCGGTCCTGGTCGACCTGACCAAGACCGCCCAGAACGAGCAGATGGTCTACTCCTGGCCCCAGGAGATGATTCTCCCCGGGTACAATCCCGTCACCAAGGCCCACGGGCACGTGCTCACCGATGCCGCCAAGCTCTTTGCCCAGTCCCACCGCCCGGTCCTCTATCTCGGAGGCGGGGCCATGCGGTCCAACGCCCGTCAACAGGTGGAGAAACTGGTGCAGGTCACGGGCGCCCCCGTGGTCACCACCCTGCCCGCGCGGGGAATCATCCCCGACTCCGACAAGGCCGTTCTGGGCATGCCCGGCATGCATGGAACGGTGGCCGCCAACGGGGCCATCCAGCACTCCGATCTCCTGGTCGCCATCGGTGCACGGTTCGACGACCGTGTAACCGGAAGCCTGGAGGACTTCGCCCCAGTGGCCCGGGTGATCCACATCGACATCGACCCGGCTGAAATCGGCAAGAACCGCCATGCTGATGTCCCCATCGTCGGCGATGTGGGTCAGGTCCTCGACGACCTGATCCCCGCCATAGAGGAGGCACAGAAGACCTGGGGACGCCCCGACCTGAAACCCTGGTGGCACCTGGTCGACTCCTGGCGCCACGACTACCCGACCACCTGGGAGGAGACCCCGGACGGGTCCCTGGCCCCGCAGTGGGTGGTGAAGACCCTGAGCGACAAGGCCGATCCGGCCACGATCTGGGTATCGGGCGTGGGTCAGCACCAGATGTGGGCCAGCCAATTCGTCGACTTCGAACAGACCAGGTCCTGGGTGTCATCATCCGGCCTGGGCACCATGGGCTACGGTCTGCCCGCAGCCATCGGAGCCGCCATCGGCACCCAGGACGATGAGGCCCCACGCCCCGTCTGGCTGATCGACGGCGACGGGTCGTTCCAGATGACCTCGGAGGAGCTGGCCACGGCAGGTCAGATGGGGTTGCCCATCAAGATCGCCATACTCAACAACTCCGTGTACGGCATGGTCCGCCAGTGGCAGACCCTCTTCTACAGCAGCCACTACTCCCAGACCAACCTCCACGACGGGGATGACGAGGAGTCCGGTATCACCGGAATCCCGGACTTCGTCAAGCTTGCCGAGGCTTACGGGTGCCTGGGGCTGCGCGCCTTCACCGAGGAGGAGGCACGAGAGGCCATCGACCAGGCCAACCAGGTCAATGACCGCCCGGTCCTGATTGACTTCCGGGTCTGGAAGGATGCCATGGTCTGGCCCATGGTGCCGGCCGGGGCCTCCAACGACACGATCATCTACAAGCCGGGCATCCAACCACTGGCCGGTATCAGACCGGAGCAGGAGGAACAGGAGCCCCGGGAGCAAACCGGGGCCGACCGGGCCGCCATGGCCAGCGATGCCGCCGGGCACATGAAGAAGTAA
- a CDS encoding ABC-F family ATP-binding cassette domain-containing protein, translating to MPIYDLGLEHVALSFATKTIFTDVTQGIFEGDRIGIVGRNGDGKSTLLHLLNGTQEPDQGRVTMRNGLTFGMLDQRDPLKDEDTVRKAALEDRQDYEWAADPRSREIVESLLGGMELEAKVGTLSGGQRRRADLARLLLKDWDILALDEPTNHLDMVTIHWLAEHLKNRWAKNSGALLLVTHDRWFLDEVCSSMWEVHDGVIDPFEGGYSAYMLQRVERERQADLAETKRRNLARKELAWLTRGARARATKQKFHVKAARELIADVPPMRNTLELKRMATSRLGKQVVDLIDVTKIYPDGAATHESGDRTDEGVPAEGRINAVPSPFAEKPLMGSVTVAEDPDDSAPDGTAAARSRTISGHMVLDDVTWLIGPGDRFGIVGANGAGKSTLLGLIDGRTDPTAGHVNIGKTVKSAVLTQRLDELEKLGKYRIKEVLSRYKPSYMVEGKEVTPGQLMERLGFESAQLMTRIQDLSGGQKRRMQLLLILLEEPNVLIMDEPGNDLDTDMLAVMEDLLDSWPGTLIVVSHDRYLLERVTDQQFALVGGKVVHLPGGVQDYLDMIESGRLQAGANPSQDHQPHTEAGAGAPADSPDPAQAKAERIAKRNLAKQAAAIERKLAKLADQRKKVEADMAEHDPSDYEGLNDLNAKLKDLSSQSDELEEEWLAIGEELE from the coding sequence ATGCCCATCTATGATCTCGGTCTGGAACACGTAGCCCTGTCCTTTGCAACCAAAACCATCTTTACGGATGTAACCCAGGGCATCTTCGAGGGTGACCGAATCGGCATCGTGGGGCGGAACGGGGACGGAAAGTCCACGCTCCTTCACCTCCTGAACGGTACCCAGGAACCCGACCAGGGGCGGGTGACCATGCGCAATGGCCTGACCTTTGGCATGTTGGATCAGCGGGACCCCCTGAAGGACGAGGATACGGTCCGCAAGGCCGCCTTGGAGGACCGCCAGGACTATGAATGGGCCGCCGACCCCAGGTCGCGTGAAATCGTCGAGTCCCTTCTGGGCGGCATGGAGCTGGAGGCCAAGGTGGGCACCCTCTCGGGCGGCCAGCGCCGCAGGGCGGACCTGGCCAGGCTCCTGCTCAAGGACTGGGACATCCTGGCCCTGGACGAGCCGACCAATCACCTCGACATGGTCACCATCCACTGGCTGGCCGAGCACCTGAAGAACCGGTGGGCCAAGAACTCCGGCGCCCTGCTCCTGGTCACCCACGACCGGTGGTTCCTGGACGAGGTCTGCTCCTCGATGTGGGAGGTGCATGACGGTGTCATCGACCCCTTCGAGGGCGGGTACAGCGCATACATGCTGCAACGGGTGGAGCGCGAGCGCCAGGCCGATCTGGCGGAAACCAAACGTCGCAACCTGGCCCGCAAGGAGCTGGCATGGCTGACCCGTGGAGCCCGGGCCCGAGCCACCAAGCAGAAGTTCCACGTCAAGGCTGCCCGCGAGCTGATAGCCGACGTGCCCCCCATGCGCAACACCCTGGAGTTGAAAAGGATGGCCACATCCCGCCTGGGCAAGCAGGTGGTCGACCTTATCGATGTGACCAAGATATACCCGGACGGTGCGGCGACTCATGAGAGCGGCGACAGGACGGACGAGGGCGTGCCTGCGGAGGGCCGAATCAACGCCGTCCCCTCCCCCTTCGCCGAGAAGCCGCTGATGGGCTCGGTCACGGTTGCCGAGGACCCCGACGATTCCGCACCGGACGGTACGGCTGCGGCCCGGTCGAGGACCATCAGCGGCCACATGGTGCTGGACGACGTGACCTGGCTGATTGGCCCCGGGGACAGGTTCGGCATAGTCGGCGCCAATGGAGCGGGCAAGTCCACCCTCCTGGGGTTGATAGACGGGCGGACCGACCCCACGGCCGGTCACGTCAACATCGGGAAGACCGTCAAGTCCGCGGTCCTGACCCAACGTCTGGATGAGTTGGAGAAGCTCGGCAAGTACCGAATCAAGGAGGTCCTGAGCCGTTACAAGCCCTCCTACATGGTCGAAGGCAAGGAGGTGACCCCCGGGCAGCTCATGGAGCGGCTGGGCTTCGAGAGCGCCCAGCTGATGACCCGGATACAGGACCTTTCGGGCGGCCAGAAACGACGCATGCAGCTCCTCCTGATACTCCTGGAGGAGCCCAACGTTCTCATCATGGATGAGCCCGGCAACGACCTGGACACCGACATGCTTGCCGTGATGGAGGACCTGCTGGACTCCTGGCCCGGAACCCTGATTGTGGTCTCGCACGACCGTTATCTGCTTGAACGGGTGACCGACCAGCAGTTCGCCCTGGTGGGAGGCAAGGTGGTGCACCTGCCCGGCGGGGTCCAGGACTACCTGGACATGATCGAATCCGGCCGCCTGCAGGCCGGCGCAAACCCGAGTCAGGACCACCAACCCCACACGGAAGCCGGGGCGGGTGCCCCTGCCGACAGCCCCGATCCGGCCCAGGCCAAGGCCGAGCGCATCGCCAAGCGTAACCTGGCCAAGCAGGCCGCGGCGATAGAGCGCAAGCTGGCCAAGCTGGCAGACCAGCGCAAGAAGGTCGAAGCGGACATGGCTGAGCATGATCCCAGCGACTACGAGGGGCTGAACGACCTGAACGCCAAGCTCAAGGACCTGTCCAGCCAATCCGACGAGCTGGAAGAGGAATGGCTGGCAATCGGGGAAGAACTGGAGTAA
- a CDS encoding LacI family DNA-binding transcriptional regulator translates to MSDIRDVARLAKVSVSTVSYAFSGKRPIRPQTYERVMNAARELDYAPNAGARMMRSEHKNIVALSAPLRLKQNKESYADYFIEMARQEHERGYDSLLLTAENGVEDIRRVTRSNLADGVILMDIVDDDIRAAQAATYGRPCIAIGLPRHHSDLACVDLDFELMGRMAIEALHDKGRTSPVFLKGPRKEYERRSSYRLIMRNSMHTWAKRYGMHLTEAEQSTIREDCIEQTYESIRDRRVDSIISEVRPIQLLGIVRALQSRGIVIPDDVSVISCAAGTPSSSLEHLGISEMPLTPQPLCAAACDILTGAIEQGQQIAGLVSLRKPTFYERTSV, encoded by the coding sequence TTGTCGGACATACGCGATGTGGCAAGGCTGGCCAAGGTGTCGGTCAGCACGGTCTCCTATGCCTTTTCGGGGAAGCGCCCCATCCGCCCCCAGACCTATGAGCGCGTCATGAACGCCGCCAGGGAACTGGACTACGCCCCCAACGCCGGTGCCCGGATGATGCGCTCCGAACACAAGAACATCGTGGCCCTGAGCGCCCCGCTCCGATTGAAGCAGAACAAGGAATCCTATGCGGATTACTTCATCGAGATGGCCCGCCAGGAGCACGAACGGGGGTACGACTCCCTCCTGCTGACCGCCGAAAACGGCGTAGAGGACATTCGCAGGGTGACCCGGAGCAACCTGGCCGATGGGGTGATCCTGATGGACATCGTCGATGACGACATCCGTGCCGCCCAGGCCGCGACCTATGGCCGACCCTGCATCGCCATCGGTCTGCCCCGCCACCACAGTGACCTGGCCTGCGTGGATCTTGACTTCGAGCTGATGGGCCGCATGGCCATCGAGGCCCTCCACGACAAGGGCCGGACCAGCCCGGTCTTTCTCAAAGGGCCACGCAAGGAGTACGAGAGGCGGTCGTCATACCGGCTGATCATGCGCAACAGCATGCACACCTGGGCCAAGCGCTACGGCATGCATCTGACCGAGGCGGAGCAGAGCACCATCCGCGAGGACTGCATAGAGCAGACCTACGAATCCATACGGGACCGCCGGGTGGATTCCATCATCAGCGAGGTGAGGCCCATACAACTGCTGGGGATCGTCAGGGCCTTGCAGTCACGGGGCATCGTCATCCCCGACGATGTATCGGTCATCTCCTGCGCGGCCGGCACACCCAGCAGTTCATTGGAACACCTGGGCATATCCGAGATGCCGCTGACCCCCCAGCCGCTCTGTGCGGCGGCATGCGACATCCTGACCGGGGCCATTGAGCAGGGGCAGCAAATCGCCGGCCTGGTCAGTCTGCGCAAACCCACCTTCTACGAGCGCACGTCAGTCTGA
- the ilvN gene encoding acetolactate synthase small subunit produces MANYPASKPGSERHTLSVLVENRPGVLARVAGLFARRAFNINSLSVSSTERDDISRITVTADVEAVPLEQIIKQLNKLLHVLKIVELKGDEAVERELILIKVKANEHNRSDVLEIVNLFRVRVVDVHPESLTIEATGADGKLEALLKLLKPFGIVELVRSGAVAVTRGPKALSEKVLGSQITDR; encoded by the coding sequence ATGGCCAATTATCCAGCATCCAAGCCCGGCTCCGAGCGTCACACCCTTTCCGTCCTGGTCGAAAACCGCCCTGGTGTCCTCGCTAGGGTCGCGGGCCTTTTCGCCCGGCGTGCCTTCAACATCAACTCCCTGTCGGTCTCCTCGACCGAGCGTGACGACATATCGCGCATCACGGTCACGGCGGATGTGGAAGCCGTGCCCCTGGAGCAGATCATCAAACAGCTCAACAAGCTCCTGCACGTACTCAAAATCGTCGAGCTCAAGGGTGATGAGGCCGTGGAGCGCGAGCTCATTCTGATCAAGGTCAAAGCCAACGAGCACAACAGGTCCGATGTACTCGAAATCGTCAACCTCTTCCGCGTGCGCGTGGTCGACGTCCACCCGGAATCCCTGACCATCGAGGCCACCGGAGCAGATGGGAAGCTCGAAGCGCTCCTCAAGCTCCTCAAGCCCTTCGGCATCGTCGAGCTGGTCCGCTCCGGGGCCGTCGCCGTGACCCGGGGCCCCAAAGCCCTGAGCGAAAAGGTCCTGGGATCCCAGATCACCGACCGTTGA